The genomic interval GCCATGCAATGTGATCCCCACTGTTCGGACTATAAAGCCTGCACTCCTGCCTGTGCGGTGGAGACCTGTGATAACTTCCTCGATCAGGGAATCGCGGAGCGCATGTGCAACCGGGAGAACTGCCTCGAGGGATGTCACATCAAGCCGTGTGAGGATGGATTCATTTACCTAAACGACACCTACCGCGATTGTGTGCCCAAAGCCGAGTGCAAGCCAGTGTGTATGGTGAGAGATGGAATGACATTCTACGAAGGTGACATTACCTTTACGGATTCATGTGCCACCTGTCGGTGCTCCAAGCGCAAGGAGATTTGCAGCGGTGTAAAGTGTGATGTTCCTGTAACGACAGGACATCCGGCTCCACTCGTTGAGGGCACGACTCTACCAACGCCTCTGGCTACTCAAAATCAGACCAAGTGCGTCAAGGGGTGGACTCGATGGTGCGACAAGGATCGGGATACATCGGACAAGAGTGTGCGGCTAAATGATGAGGAGAAGGTGCCACGCTACGATAGAATGGAAAATGTCTACGGCACATGCCTCAAGCAATATATGACCAAGGTGGAGTGCCGGGTTAAGGATACCCACGAGGCACCGGAGCAAATGGACGAGAATGTGGTTTGCAGTCTGGAAGAGGGTCTTCGGTGTATTGGAAAATGTCACGATTATGAACTGCGCGCCTTTTGCCAGTGCGATGAGGAACTAGAGCCCGAAGTGCCCAAGCCCACTGAAAAGCCACAACTTGGTCTGGCCTGCGATGCTGCCGTTGTGGAGTACAAGGAATTCCCAGGAGATTGCCACAAGTTCTTGCATTGCCAGCCCAAGGGAGTTGAGGGCGGTTGGATCTACGTGGAAAAAACCTGCGGGGAGTACATGATGTTTAATCCGACCATGTTGATTTGTGATCATATTGCAACCGTAACGGAGATCAAGCCAAACTGTGGCTTGAAACCCGAACCAGAACCGGAATTTGAGCCCATCAAGCAATGTCCACCCGGCAAAATAAAGTCAGAGTGTGCCAATCAGTGTGAACACACGTGTCATTACTATGGCAGCATCCTGAAGAAGAGAGGTCTCTGTCAGGTCGGCGAACACTGTAAGCCTGGTTGCGTGGACGAGCTGCGACCAGATTGCCCCAAGCTTGGAAAGTTTTGGCGAGATGAGGACACTTGCGTTCATGCTGATGAATGTCCTTGCATGGACAAGGCGGAACACTACGTTCAGCCGCACAAACCCGTGCTTGGAGAGTTTGAGGTGTGTCAGTGCATCGACAATGCCTTCACCTGTGTGTCCAATAAACCAGAACCAGTTCCCGAGAAAGGAGGTACGTGGCTTGTTGAACTCATTAATCTGACATACATAAtatattttctcttttttattttagatGACGAAGATGATCCGATACCTCTGGTTCCAATTTACCCTGTTACCCTAACACCACCTCTACAATGTTCTCCAGAGCGGTAGGAAATCTTTATCCCATCATAACTAAAAGTCGATTGATGTCGAACTTTTTTTGTTTAGCCTCATTCCCAAGATTGAAAACCATGCACATTCACTGCCCGATAGCATTTTCAATGCCAGTTCTCAGTTGGCGCCCGAACATGGCCCGAAAATGGCTCGTCTGACCAAGGAACAACCGAGGGGCAGCTGGTCACCTAGCATTAACGATCAGATGCAGTATCTGGAACTAAACTTTGCAAAGCCAGAGCCATTCTATGGCGTGGTTATGGCTGGTAGCCCGGAGTTCGATAACTACGTTACTCTTTTCAAGGTAAGAACTTGTTAGTCCTTActtttgaatttttcattaatttgtTACTGCAGATCCTTCACAGTCATGATGGAATCGCCTACCATTACCTGGTGGACGAAACGGAGAAGCCCCAAATGTTCAATGGCCCCCTGGATTCAAGGGCTCCAGTCCAGACTCTATTTAAGATCCCCGTTGAAGCAAGTTCCCTTCGCATTTATCCCCTTAAATGGCATGGCTCTATCGCCATGCGTGTGGAGCTCCTGATCTGTGGAGATAAGGAAGAGCCTAAGCCAGTGCCCACAGTTCCAACAATTCCACCCATCACTGAGCGGCCAGCTCGATTGGTAGATCTGGAATGCATTGATCTCATGGGCGTGGATGAGGGTAAAATGTACCAGGATCAAGTTCAATCGAGCAGTTTGTGGCAGCAACCCAATTTGGGAAAGAAATCACAGCTTCTGGAGTTGCTAAAGCTATCGACACCACTAGCTTGGCGCCCCTTGGCAAATAGTCAAAACGAGTTCATTGAGTTTGATTTCTTAGAGCCACGAAATATATCTGGATTTGTAACCAAGGGTGGTCCAGATGGATGGGTCACTGGCTACAAGGTGATGTTCTCGAAGAAGAAACCCACTTGGAATACAGTTCTCTCAACCGAAGGACAGCCACGCATCTTCGAGGCAAACCACGATGCTGAAACTGAGCGCAGACATCATTTTAAGAATCCCATACTAACGCAGTACATTAAAATTGTGCCGGCTTACTGGGAGAAGAACATCAATATGCGAATCGAACCACTCGGATGCTTCTTACCATATCGTAAGTTTTTAGTTTCTTTATAATCCCTTACCCCAATGTAACCTTATATATTATTCAAAGCTGAAATACAACGTCAAGTGCCCGTTGAGGAGAGCAAGCCCACCAAGTGCAATATTTGCGATGGTGTGTCGACCTCCAGTTCGACTACTGGATGTCAGTGCCAGGATCAACTCTTCTGGGATGGCAATACCTGTGTTCAACACAATCTCTGTCCTTGCATAGAGAACTATGTGAGTTATCCGATAGGTAGCAAATTTGAGAACTCAGCTTGCGAGGATTGCGTCTGCGTGCTCGGCGGTCATAAGAATTGCAAACCCAAAAAGTGCCCGCCATGTCTGGGCGGTAAATTGCGTCCAGTAATTACCAGCGACTGTTTCTGCAAGTGCGAACCCTGTCCCAAACACCAAAGATTGTGCCCGTCCAGCGGAGATTGTATACCCGAAATTCTGTGGTGCAATGGTGTTCAGGATTGTGCCGATGATGAGGATGCCAGTTGCAGTGATTCATTCACTGTTGAGCCTGACGTCAGCCGAGAAAAGAATGAGAGTGagtcaaataaaaaattactgATTCCTTATATGGAatattaaattgttttgttaCAGCTGAAGTCATTACATGCCCCGTCCCCGTTTGTCCGCCTCAAATGAAAATTAGGATTACGGAGAAGAAGTCTAGAAAGATGTCAAAGATGTTCACCTTTTCGAAGCAGGTGTCAATAGTGGACGATGGAACGACTATTACAAAAACCAAGTTCATATCGTCCAAGGAACAAATTCTGGCTATGCCCAACCGGGAATTGGACTTCCAACTGGAAGAGCAATGCGATGAGTTCACTTGTGTGCCTATTCCCAGCAAGCAAGTGGACAAAAACGAGACTGTCACCTGCACGGAACCAAAGTGTCCTGAGAAATACGACGTGGAATTGGATATGAGTGCGTCCAAAGTGGGAGACTGCCTGAGATACACCTGCGTTCTTCGACCCAACAAAGATGACGTGTGTGAAATCAGTGGCAAGAGCTTTACCACCTTTGATGGAACTGTTTTCAAATACGGACCTTGCAGCCACATCCTGGCCAGAGATATTCATAAGAGTAGTTGGTCAATATCGGGTAAGATATATAATTTTACGTTAAGGCACTGTACTTATTGTCATTATTTCTTCTTGATCCTTAGTCCATCAGCAGTGTAGCGATGAGACACGCAAAGTCTGTCACAAGGTGATCACCATTCAAGACACCGAGGCTGGCAATGAGTTGATCCTTTTGCCTCATCTGAAACTCAAGTTTAATGGCTACGAGTTTACAGTGCAGCAATTGATAAATTCGCCCATTTGCAAGGCTTCATTCGTTGTTTCCCAGCCGGGCAAGACTCTCCTGGCCGTGTCCACCAAATATGGCTTCTGGGTACAGCTCGATGACATTGGAATCGTCAAAGTGGGCATATCATCCAAGTTTATTCGCACCGTCGATGGTTTGTGTGGCTACTACAATGGAAACCCAAAGGATGACAAGAGATCACCAGATGGTCAGATTATTCCAAATACCGAAAAGTTCGGCGACAGTTGGTATGATAAGCGGATACCCAAAGACCAATGCGGAGATCTTAAGTGTCCCAGGGAGATGCAGGCAAAGGCCTTGCAGCTGTGTAACATCATTCAGTAAGTATTCAGAGAATAATTCCCTgcaatacaaaatacaaaagaaTTGATATATTATCCTTTTTTACAGCCATCCAACCTTTGCTCGTTGCCACAAGGCAGTTAACTACAAGCAATTCCTTAACAATTACTGTCTCGAAGCTGCCTGCAATTGCATGATGGCCAACAATGGAGATCCTGCCGCCTGCAAGTGTAACATCTTGGAGAGCTTCGTCAAAAAGTGTCTTAGTGTAAACCCACTTGTTCAATTGACTACATGGAGAGCCGTGGCCCAGTGCGAGATCAATTGTCCCTCGCCCTTGGTTCACACCGACTGTTACAAGAGACGTTGTGAGCCATCCTGCGATAATGTTCACGGAGACGACTGCCCAGTGCTTCCGGATGCCTGCTTCCCGGGATGTTATTGTCCCGAGGGAACTGTCCGTAAGGGTCCCAACTGCGTGCCCATATCCGAGTGCAAGGACTGTGTGTGCAACTCATTGGGCGCCTCCAAGTACATGACATACGACCGGAAGAGTTTTAGCTTTAATGGAAACTGCACCTATCTGCTGTCACGCGATGTCGTCCTCCCTGGTGTCCACACATTCCAGGTGTATGTTAGCATGGATGACTGTAAGAAACTGGGACAGCCCACTCCAGTGGAAGGCGGCAGCTGCGCTAAGTCCCTGCACATTCTCAACGGTGACCATGTTATTCATGTTCAGCGCGTTCCACAGAAACCCAAATCCCTGCAGGTCCTGGTCGATGGATTCGAGGTTAAGAAAATACCATACAAAGATAGTTGGATTAGCCTTCGGCAAGTGGTAGGCAAGGAGCTGGTGCTCTCCCTCCCGGAATCCCATGTGGAATTGACTGCCTCCTTTGAAGACCTGATATTCTCCTTGGGCGTACCAAGTATCAAATATGGAAGCAAGATGGAGGGACTTTGCGGCGATTGTAATGGCAATGCAGCCAACGATCTTCAGCCCAATCCGGCTAAAAAGAAAGCAGGAGTGGATGTGATCCAAAGCTGGCAGGCGGATGAGCCCAAGCTGGGATTGGTTCAAGAGTGTCTTAGTGAGGATGTGCCCAAGGAGCACTGCATACCCCTACCGCCAGAGAAGGATCCCTGTTTGCAGTTCTACAATGCTGAGCTATTTGGCAAGTGTCCTTTGGCTGTGGATCCCATTGCCTATGTCTCCGCCTGTCAGCAGGACATCTGCAAGCCCGGAAACACCCAGCAAGGAATCTGCGTGGCTCTGGCCGCTTATGCCAAGGAGTGTAACCAGCACGGCATATGCACCAATTGGAGAAGACCTCAACTGTGTCCTTACGAATGCCCCAGCGATATGGTTTACGAGCCATGCGGCTGTGCTAAGAATTGCGATACCATCAAAGCTTTATCCGAATTTGATGCAGTGAGTCTCAAAAACGAGGCAGTAGTGCATACCGTTAAGACTGATGAAATGTGCTTGAGCTCGGAGCGATTTGAGGGCTGCTTCTGTCCCCCTGGAAAGGTAATGGATGGTGGAAAGTGTGTGCCCGAAATAGCGTGCACAAAGTGCGATGATGGACTCCACTTGCCTGACGAGAAATGGAGGAAGGATAAGTGCACCGAGTGTCAGTGTGATTCTAAAGGAAAGACCTCGTGTGTGGAAAAGAAGTGCCAGGTGGAGGAGAATATCTGCGCCGAAGGCTATAGACCTGAGACCATAGTCAGCGTGGATGAGTGCTGTCCCAGGTATCGATGTGTCCCGGAGACGAAGAACCCATCCAAACTGTGCCTTGCCCCTCTGGTGCCCATTTGCGGTCCTGGACAATTTAAGAAGGAGAAGAAGGATGTCAATGGATGTTCGCAGTACATATGCGGTAAGGTCTTAAAGATCCCCTATTTATAAAGTGTTTATTTAACCTTAATATTCCTTAGAGTGCATACCGAAGGACCAGTGCGAAATTATTGAGCTGCGTGAGCTGCTGCCAGGCGAGATCATTGTAAAGGTAGAAGAAGGCTGCTGCCCCACTCAGAAGATTGAGTGTAAGCCGGAGACTTGCCCGAAGGCGCCTGTTAACTGTCAAGAACGATTCTACGAAGTAAAGACCATTAAGGAGCCAGGAATGTGTTGCTCCAAGCACTCCTGTGGTAAGAAAAATATCGTCGGTATTGGAAATTCGCTTTTACAAAATACTTACTTCACTTTCAGTACCTCCCAAGGATCTGTGCATTGTTCAGTATGAGCTCGACGAAGCCACAAAGTTCACCAAGCCAGTGGGTGACAAGTGGACCCATGCCAAGGAGGTTTGCAAGCAGGAGACATGTTCCTATGGTCCGGATGGCAATGCCCAGGTGGTCAGCACTTTGGAACAGTGTCTCACTGACTGTGCCCCAGGATTCAGCTACCAGAACTTGGACAAAACCAAATGCTGTGGCAAGTGCGTCCAGACTTCGTGCATCTTTGAGCAAAAACTGTACGAAGTTAACGCAATTTGGAGGTCGGCGGACAATTGCACAACCTACAGTTGCCTGAAGAAGGATGGTCAGTTTTTGGTTACCACCTCGAAAGAAGTATGTCCGGATGTGGGCAGTTGCCTGTCCCATCTGTTGTACCAAGATGGCTGCTGCAAGCGATGCAAGTCGGAGCCACTGGTGGAGGACAAATGTGAGTAAAGTCCTATTTCCTAAGCCCGGTCCGTCTTAATTCCTTGTTCTTTGCAGCATCATGTTTGCCTGTTTCCTTGGCCGAGTCGCGTACAAAGGAGATTATCAAGTTCCCTGTGCAAGGACATGGAATATGTGTGAATGCCGATCCCATTCAGGGCTTCACCGACTGCGAGGGTGCCTGCTCCTCTGGTTCCAAGTACAATACACTCACGGACATGCACGAGAAGTTCTGTACTTGCTGCAGCATAAAATCCTATCATCCGATTTCTGTGAAAATGATTTGCGAAGATGGCCACACATTTACACAGAAGGTTTGTCACATTTTCTATTTAATTCCCATTAAGTATCTAATGATATACTTATTCCAGCACGAGGTGCCCTCCAACTGCGGATGCTCGCCGTGCTCAGAGTTCTCAGACTCTGCAATCGATGTGCGAATGCAGCCGGATGCGCCGTCTCCACTACTTCAGTTACTCGGCAGCCATAGgcattaataaattattggTTGCCTGAGAAAGTCATTTTGGTAGTTTTAAGAATGTCgagcataaaaaataaaatttaaaaaaaaatgtaattcgttttgatttgatttgaaataagaTGTTTTTATTCATACAACAAAACTCTAATTGTAACTCAACGTTAGCGGCAACAAACTTTTGCATACTGATCGGGTTTTTACATATACACGCAAATACGAAagaatattttacaaatattctacattttgtttacattaatcATATTTTCAAGCAAGTAGTATTTTCAAGTAAGTTGATCAACGTGATCAGTAAAGTCTCACCCCTCTTGACAAGCAAATCTTTAATTACCACAAATTAAATATGTCGAGAAATCGCAAAGAAGTTCAGAATTTCATAATTGAAAAAAAGCATTgtatttatacaaaatatacgtaacattttaataacatttgtAACATATACTAAATATATTCATAAATTCATATATACATGATGTTGGGGATATAACAATTCAAGAAATTCGTTCTGGGCTCCCTACTTTTCTAGATACTAGAAGATATTTGGCGAACAGGATAATGATTATAcaaagtaaaaatataaatgtagATTACAGATAATTGAGGCTAATTCTaagcaaataaacattttgatATTACAGCtaaaaaatggaatttttggGAATTACTTCTAATTTTGTATGGGAACAGAGGACATGGGGATCAtggaataatttaaatatcctTGGTGGCTAAAGCTATTTTGTGCCCGGGCGAAGAGACGTTGTTGGTGGTGGCATTGGCCAACCAGCAGGCACTGCCTCAGACGGACTTGATGAGGCGATCCTGCCGCTCGAAGAGTTTCGTCTTGTTGGCCAGCGTCTCAGCGGCGGTGGCAATAACACCACTGGTGGCAGCCATGGCGGCGGATGTGGCACTGGCCAGCCGCTCCTGCATCACGGCAGTTAAACACTCCCGGAATCCCAGCAGGAACTCATCCGCATTCTCACGGTTGAAGCACATGGGCGGCTTTAGCTTGATCACGTTATCGTTGGGACCGTCGGAGGAGACAAGCACCCTGTGAAGCTGCTTCATCCGGTTGACCACCCAGTGGGCAGCCTTCTTGTCGGGAATGCGCTCCTTCCGATCCTGAACCATCTCGATGCCCACAAAAAGTCCAGCGCCTCGCACATCGCCAATGCACTCGAATTCCTGCTTCAGACGATTGCACTCCTCCAAAAGATAATCACCTAGAACAAGAGCCTTCTGTTGCAGACCCTCCTCCTCGATCACGCGCATCACTGCATTGGCGATCGCACAGGAGACCGGATTGCCGCCATAAGTGTTAAAGTAGGCCACTCCGGTGGCATGGAAGGCCTGAGCGATTTCCGGAGTGGTGACCACCGCACCCACCGGATGACCATTGCCCATGGGCTTGGCCACACACACGATGTCGGGGATTACGTTTTGGGTCTCGAATGCCCAGTAGTGGCTTCCCACGCGTCCAAATCCCACCTGAACCTCGTCAGCTATGCACACTCCTCCGGCAGAGCGTACAGCATCGTAGACTGCCTGGAAGTATCCAGCTGGTGGCAGAATCTGGCCACCGCAACTCTGCAGACTCTCGGCGATGAAGGCGGCGACGCCCTGGCCCTTGGCCAACTGCTTCTGGCAGATCTCCTCAATGGGCTGAGCATACAGGGCACCCATGTCAGCATCCGGATACATCTTATCCGTGAACTTTCCGCCATAAACGTCCGGGCAGGGAGCCACATGCACGTAGTCGGGCTTGGCCTCGCCGCCGGGCTGGTTGAATTTGTATGGAGACACCTCCATCACCGACTGTAGATGACCATGATAGGCACTGTAACGTAATAAAAGAAATTAGCATACTTTTTCATCActgtttaaaataaatactaaGCAAGCtaaaatcatttttcaaaGCAAATGGAATCTCTAGAATGAAACATAAGAAACTTACTGGTCGAGAGTGATAACATCCTGACGCTTAGTAAAGTTGCGGGCCAGTCGCAGGGCCAGGTCATTAGCCTCGGATCCGGAATTGACGAAGAAGCAAACGGACAGAGGCTCCGGCATTTTGCTGGTCAACGTGCGAGCACACTGGACCAATTCGTCGTGGAGGAAGCGGTTGTTCGTCGAGATGGTGGCCATCTGCAGGGCTCCAGCTCGCACCACCTCGGGATGGCAATGACCCACTGCAAAGATTAAGGTAACATTTATGATTAATGTATAGTTTTTAACTTATAATCTCaataaatgaattttaattgttatcaagtaataataaaagtaaaataaataactatATTGTACATATAACTGAATACCAGCCCTCCTCTAAAACTAATCAAACTGCTAACTCACGATGAtgaaaaaaacccaaaaataaagcTTTCAATTAGCGCCACTGACCCAACGATTATAAGATCAAATTTATAGATCATCCAAATAGTGATAATTTTGTATTGAGGGCGTGACTAAAAATAAGCAAGTCGCGCACGTGATTTTCCCCGAGCCATTTGCTTGCCCGATTGTTTGAGCATATAAGCAGGCCAATCTGGCACGATGCCGAAAATAAAACGCTTTCAGACAGGCCCGTATCCATTGGGCTCGGCGTCGCCATCCGTAAGTGTATCGCTATTCCGTAGGCCCCGACGGATGGGCGATAAGCCCCGGACCCGGACCACTCCGCTCCCGTCGACGGCGACAGATTGCGACGTTTGGGGGTCAACTGCTCGTTCCGATTGCGTTTCTAATTCCGTCCCCTACACTCGCATTAGAAACATTTGGACTTGGACTCGCACGCCTCCGATAAGACGTAGTGCTCTGCGAGGCAGGTATCACGTGAAGTTCACGCGATGCCTTCACGTTTCTAGTTTTCATATCAGTGGCATGAAATTATATGGCGTATAATAGGCTGTTTCTGTTTCGTACGCTTGCTGATTAGGTTTGCAATGATCGAAGTGACCATGGGGGAGTCTCTGCACTTTGGTTTATAATTATGCCGAGGGGACAGAAGTACAGTTGTGCTGCGGAAAACTAACATTTTTAGAAACTTTTGTGAAGGAGCGTTACTAAGTATATATCTTCATCACTAGCTATATTGAAAATCTTTAGTTAGAGCTCGATCTAGATCGTATacttaatattatgaatattaTTACTATGCTTTTCAGCTTCTATAATTCTTATAACGCCCACCCACTTATTTTCCTCTTTCGCGATCAGCAAATTTTCCTAGTTTTTCGCGACATTGTCGACAATCTACAAGTGGTCGCGTTGACATGCTTACACATCCACTTCCACTTGCTCTTCTCTTTATATCGGCTGTTTGTCCGACTTTTCACAGCCCGCAGGCCGCTGGCTCGGGGTGTTTTTCCGACTATCTGCTCAGAATTTTCCACTCGCAATGTGTGCTGAGTGGCACAGCTGATTGCTCAGATCTCGTCGGGTTGGGGCACTACGAGCACAAATATTGAAAAACTAGACTACGTACGGACATATGGGCTGCACGACTGTACGCCCTGTGTGCTCAGCCCGGTGcagccccgcccccttttccgGACTGTGCCCGAGCGCCTATCTCGAGTACATTTCCACTCGCACGAGACGTTCACATGTTGCGGGCTGTCGGACACCCGGAGCGGAAAAAGTAGCACGAGATTACGAGGAACGTGGTTCTAGTTTCATAACAACTTGTTATTCAGATCGTCAGATCGTCCACACGTGCCCCCGCCACCTTATCATGGTTAGAGTGCTCCATGTTTGCTTGAGGACTGATTTCACACTTTGTTATTGATGACTTATGGGCATAGCCGTAAGTTACGTGCCTCTGCACGGACCCAATACTACGTTCTGAATGTGAAGGGGCAAACTATCAGTCGTATGATGATCGTAAGACTTG from Drosophila mauritiana strain mau12 chromosome 3L, ASM438214v1, whole genome shotgun sequence carries:
- the LOC117139496 gene encoding hemocytin isoform X1: MANKVILVALCLFFISSVLTEDGDIIITDDDDEVINPLLQAAPEVVDKENERNERHISFNILKAPAVSARYTYGGSGGGGGGYGGGYGVGGGGGGGYGGIKTSHAAGGLLTKTLGFLGMSGKGSQGNFYGGGGPLLAAFGKCSALQLPSNVQSECHNGRCKVFCPTGYSFAQDVSVLEMFCSNDGWIIGNSVFGEVPPCQAQCTPQCQNNGICISAGVCQCPENYYGPLCQQKKSICASFPKAPKNSKVSCKNNMCHAECMRGFQFPDGSGITNIECRNGQWVHTKTGLSKTPDCAPTCAPACQNGGQCISFNVCQCSKMFRGNHCQYNIDRCNVTNTNFNGNYKCAYEMDDARCTFSCPQVPGLKIQGRIDIEYKCSYLQGQYLPAPLPKCIFPPGYTVRSTSSMQGVTHQNGVYHRGMSGEMAYELQTERQKLLALLAKYRDLERRSEWWSSEETVVTMSSYSLYQSNNLDIVIDKTPRPALCTTWGGINMKTFDGLVFKAPLSCSHTLITDKVSGTFDIILKACPYGSGYGCAHTLKILWQSVLYTFENLNGTMQLTTPIKKLPMPVQVMGMKVMPVAQHVQIDLESVGLKLDWDHRQYVSVQAGPQMWGKVGGLCGTLDGDSNTDLTSRTGKKLATVKAFADAWRVEDRSELCQVENSAEMEFGMDSCEQSKLQKAVSVCERLLANEKLGDCIKPFNYDALIRTCMADYCNCANREHPESCNCDAIAMLAKECAFKGIKLEHGWRNLEICPISCGFGRVYQACGPNVEPTCDSDLALPASKGACNEGCFCPEGTVQYKEACITRELCPCSLRGKEFKPESTVKKNCNTCTCKNGQWRCTEDKCGARCGAVGDPHYQTFDGKRYDFMGKCSYHLLKTQNTSVEAENVACSGAVSESMNFVAPDDPSCTKAVTIRFILRDGTPSVIKLDQGLTTIVNDKPIAKLPKMLGLGEVLIRRASSTFLTVEFADGIRVWWDGVSRVYIDAPPSLRGQTQGLCGTFNSNTQDDFLTPEGDVETAVEPFADKWRTKDTCQFKAETHQGPHPCTLNPEKKAQAEKFCDWILQDIFQDCHFLVEPEQFYEDCLYDTCACKDEMSKCFCPILSAYGTECMRQGVKTGWRMSVKECAVKCPLGQVFDECGDGCALSCDDLPSKASCKRECVEGCRCPHGEYVNEDGECVPKKMCHCNFDGMSFRPGYKEVRPGEKFLDLCTCTDGVWDCQDAEPGDKDKYPPSSELRSKCAKQPYAEFTKCAPKEPKTCKNMDKYVADSLDCLPGCVCMEGYVYDTSRLACVLPGNCSCHHAGKSYDDGEKIKEDCNLCECRAGNWKCSKNGCESTCSVWGDSHFTTFDGHDFDFQGACDYVLAKGVFDNGDGFSITIQNVLCGTMGVTCSKSLEIALTGHAEESLLLSADSAYSTDPNKTPIKKLRDSVNSKGHNAFHIYKAGVFVVVEVIPLKLQVKWDEGTRVYVKLGNEWRQKVSGLCGNYNGNSLDDMQTPSMGLETSPMLFGHAWKLQPHCSAPVAPIDACKKHPERETWAQLKCGALKSDLFKECHAEVPLERFWKRCIFDTCACDQGGDCECLCTAMAAYADACAQKGINIRWRSQHFCPMQCDPHCSDYKACTPACAVETCDNFLDQGIAERMCNRENCLEGCHIKPCEDGFIYLNDTYRDCVPKAECKPVCMVRDGMTFYEGDITFTDSCATCRCSKRKEICSGVKCDVPVTTGHPAPLVEGTTLPTPLATQNQTKCVKGWTRWCDKDRDTSDKSVRLNDEEKVPRYDRMENVYGTCLKQYMTKVECRVKDTHEAPEQMDENVVCSLEEGLRCIGKCHDYELRAFCQCDEELEPEVPKPTEKPQLGLACDAAVVEYKEFPGDCHKFLHCQPKGVEGGWIYVEKTCGEYMMFNPTMLICDHIATVTEIKPNCGLKPEPEPEFEPIKQCPPGKIKSECANQCEHTCHYYGSILKKRGLCQVGEHCKPGCVDELRPDCPKLGKFWRDEDTCVHADECPCMDKAEHYVQPHKPVLGEFEVCQCIDNAFTCVSNKPEPVPEKGDDEDDPIPLVPIYPVTLTPPLQCSPERLIPKIENHAHSLPDSIFNASSQLAPEHGPKMARLTKEQPRGSWSPSINDQMQYLELNFAKPEPFYGVVMAGSPEFDNYVTLFKILHSHDGIAYHYLVDETEKPQMFNGPLDSRAPVQTLFKIPVEASSLRIYPLKWHGSIAMRVELLICGDKEEPKPVPTVPTIPPITERPARLVDLECIDLMGVDEGKMYQDQVQSSSLWQQPNLGKKSQLLELLKLSTPLAWRPLANSQNEFIEFDFLEPRNISGFVTKGGPDGWVTGYKVMFSKKKPTWNTVLSTEGQPRIFEANHDAETERRHHFKNPILTQYIKIVPAYWEKNINMRIEPLGCFLPYPEIQRQVPVEESKPTKCNICDGVSTSSSTTGCQCQDQLFWDGNTCVQHNLCPCIENYVSYPIGSKFENSACEDCVCVLGGHKNCKPKKCPPCLGGKLRPVITSDCFCKCEPCPKHQRLCPSSGDCIPEILWCNGVQDCADDEDASCSDSFTVEPDVSREKNETEVITCPVPVCPPQMKIRITEKKSRKMSKMFTFSKQVSIVDDGTTITKTKFISSKEQILAMPNRELDFQLEEQCDEFTCVPIPSKQVDKNETVTCTEPKCPEKYDVELDMSASKVGDCLRYTCVLRPNKDDVCEISGKSFTTFDGTVFKYGPCSHILARDIHKSSWSISVHQQCSDETRKVCHKVITIQDTEAGNELILLPHLKLKFNGYEFTVQQLINSPICKASFVVSQPGKTLLAVSTKYGFWVQLDDIGIVKVGISSKFIRTVDGLCGYYNGNPKDDKRSPDGQIIPNTEKFGDSWYDKRIPKDQCGDLKCPREMQAKALQLCNIIHHPTFARCHKAVNYKQFLNNYCLEAACNCMMANNGDPAACKCNILESFVKKCLSVNPLVQLTTWRAVAQCEINCPSPLVHTDCYKRRCEPSCDNVHGDDCPVLPDACFPGCYCPEGTVRKGPNCVPISECKDCVCNSLGASKYMTYDRKSFSFNGNCTYLLSRDVVLPGVHTFQVYVSMDDCKKLGQPTPVEGGSCAKSLHILNGDHVIHVQRVPQKPKSLQVLVDGFEVKKIPYKDSWISLRQVVGKELVLSLPESHVELTASFEDLIFSLGVPSIKYGSKMEGLCGDCNGNAANDLQPNPAKKKAGVDVIQSWQADEPKLGLVQECLSEDVPKEHCIPLPPEKDPCLQFYNAELFGKCPLAVDPIAYVSACQQDICKPGNTQQGICVALAAYAKECNQHGICTNWRRPQLCPYECPSDMVYEPCGCAKNCDTIKALSEFDAVSLKNEAVVHTVKTDEMCLSSERFEGCFCPPGKVMDGGKCVPEIACTKCDDGLHLPDEKWRKDKCTECQCDSKGKTSCVEKKCQVEENICAEGYRPETIVSVDECCPRYRCVPETKNPSKLCLAPLVPICGPGQFKKEKKDVNGCSQYICECIPKDQCEIIELRELLPGEIIVKVEEGCCPTQKIECKPETCPKAPVNCQERFYEVKTIKEPGMCCSKHSCVPPKDLCIVQYELDEATKFTKPVGDKWTHAKEVCKQETCSYGPDGNAQVVSTLEQCLTDCAPGFSYQNLDKTKCCGKCVQTSCIFEQKLYEVNAIWRSADNCTTYSCLKKDGQFLVTTSKEVCPDVGSCLSHLLYQDGCCKRCKSEPLVEDKSSCLPVSLAESRTKEIIKFPVQGHGICVNADPIQGFTDCEGACSSGSKYNTLTDMHEKFCTCCSIKSYHPISVKMICEDGHTFTQKHEVPSNCGCSPCSEFSDSAIDVRMQPDAPSPLLQLLGSHRH